Proteins encoded by one window of Channa argus isolate prfri chromosome 13, Channa argus male v1.0, whole genome shotgun sequence:
- the LOC137140272 gene encoding uncharacterized protein yields the protein MERTQNNLIRGNFCIYFAVVVIILVLGKDFACTCKPQEFDCTSHVALPFVIIFLLILWTDRTFQRVCRHLCSSVSGGTNWIHISSFLGSSFRHIVQAAFIGLLWVVFVFLEGNWFICCMNNHSQEQAQLPCKSEGVLTDDERAIIAELKNKSRIIGTFLLLGIVGVPALLSSLGWRKPSSGDRKNLYHQLILEQEEKVLKEILRQSARETLAAGMQNKIRDEQWEGCFDVAEELIKASTTPTVSERRRGAQDQD from the exons ATGGAGAGGACACAAAATAATCTGATCCGTGGAAATTTCTGCATCTACTTCGCAGTGGTCGTGATCATTCTCGTGCTCGGCAAAGACTTTGCCTGCACTTGCAAACCACAAGAATTTGACTGTACTTCACATGTGGCTTTGCCATTTGTTATAATATTCCTCCTGATTCTGTGGACAGACAGGACATTTCAGAGAGTCTGTAGACACCTGTGTTCATCTGTGTCCGGAGGCACAAACTGGATCCACATCTCCAGTTTTTTGGGTTCTTCTTTCCGTCACATTGTCCAGGCAGCTTTCATCGGTCTGCTGTGGGTcgtttttgttttccttgagGGAAACTGGTTCATTTGCTGCATGAACAATCACTCTCAAGAACAGGCCCAGTTACCCTGCAAGTCTGAGGGGGTCCTGACTGATGACGAACGGGCCATCATCGCTGAACTGAAGAACAAGTCCAGG ATTATTGGCACCTTTTTGCTTCTTGGTATCGTTGGTGTACCAGCCCTGTTGTCATCATTGGGATGGAGGAAACCTTCAAGTGGCGACAGAAAGAACCTATACCACCAACTTATTCTGGAACAGGAGGAAAAGGTACTGAAGGAGATTTTGAGGCAGTCAGCGAGAGAAACGTTGGCTGCAGGAATGCAGAATAAAATACGTGATGAGCAGTGGGAGGGATGTTTCGATGTGGCCGAAGAACTGATTAAAGCATCGACTACACCGACTGTTTCTGAACGAAGGCGAGGAGCACAAGACCAG gaTTAA